Below is a window of Stappia sp. DNA.
TCGGCCACCGGCGTCGCGCACGCCGAAGACCAGGGCCAGATGCCCGAGGTCATCAATTTCGGCATCATCTCGACCGAAAGCGCCTCGGTGCTGGAAGAGAACTTCATGCCGTTCCTCAACGACATGTCGGAGTCGCTCGGCGTCGAGGTGAAGCCGTTCTTCGCCTCCGACTATGCGGGCGTGATCGCCGGCATGGGTGCCAAGCAGGTCGACGTCGCGTGGTTCGGCAACAAGTCCGCGATCCAGGCCGTGGACAAGGCCGGCGGCGAAGTCTTCGCCCAGACCATCAAGGACGATGGCTCGCGCGGCTACCACTCGCTGCTCATCACCCAGAAGGACAGCCCGCTGAACTCTCTGGAAGACGTGCTGAAGTGCGACAAGACGCTGACCTTCGGCAACGGCGATCCCAACTCGACCTCGGGCTTCGCGATCCCCGGCTACTACGTGTGGGCGCTGAACGGCACGACGCCGGAAGAGTGCTTCGCACGCGTGACCTCGTCGAACCATGAAGGCAACGCGCTGGCGGTCGCCGCCGGTCAGGTCGACGTCGCCACCAACAACACCGAGTCCATCTACGCCCGTCTCGCCAAGTCCAACCCGGACGCGGCCGCCGGCATCAAGGAAATCTGGCGTTCGCCGCTGATCCCGTCCGATCCGATGGTGTGGCGCAAGGACCTGCCGCAGGCCGCCAAGGAGAAGATCTACTACTTCTTCATGCAGTACGGCCGCTTC
It encodes the following:
- the phnD gene encoding phosphonate ABC transporter substrate-binding protein yields the protein MFKKVLTAAALALSATGVAHAEDQGQMPEVINFGIISTESASVLEENFMPFLNDMSESLGVEVKPFFASDYAGVIAGMGAKQVDVAWFGNKSAIQAVDKAGGEVFAQTIKDDGSRGYHSLLITQKDSPLNSLEDVLKCDKTLTFGNGDPNSTSGFAIPGYYVWALNGTTPEECFARVTSSNHEGNALAVAAGQVDVATNNTESIYARLAKSNPDAAAGIKEIWRSPLIPSDPMVWRKDLPQAAKEKIYYFFMQYGRFGDMEKVKREREILANLSDGWGPFLASSDAQLLDVRQIEAFKAKLKAEAEGDADAIKAAEALLADLAEQAKVVGQGGY